Genomic segment of Candidatus Methylomirabilota bacterium:
ACGATAGCGAGAACCGCCACGTTGATCAGCTGCTCAGGGTCCTCTCCCCGACGTCGGGCCTCGCGCTGCGCGAGGAGGGTTCCGATCAAAACCGCGCAAGCGATCAGGAGCCCGTACCAGCGAATCACCAGGGGCCCGATCTGGATCGCGATGGCGCCCGGCGAGGCAAACATCTCGGTTCTTAGTCCTTTCCCCTCATGTCCCGGCGACGTCGATGGACATGTCTCTGGAGCTGCCTCGGGCTTCGTCCACCGGCCTACTTGTGCTGCAACTTGTGAATCCAATCACGAAGGGCCTCATGGGTGCTCCGGAAGGCAAGCTCCTCCCAGGGAAGTCCCTCAGGGGGAAAGAAGGCAACCTCTTCAGCCTCATGCCCTGTCCGGGGGTTTCCTCCAATAATCCGCGAAAGGTAGACGACGGTCACCACGGGCGACTCTCGGTAGGAATACACGTTAAGTAGACAAATTTCGCCAATCTCCACGGCCACTTCTTCGCGAGTCTCCCGAATCGCCGCTTCCTCGACACTCTCGCCAAGCTCGACGTACCCGGCGGGAAACGTCCATTTGCCACGTGCAGGTTCAATCATACGGCGCAAGAGGAGTGCACGGCCGTCCTGGCAGGGAATAACCCCGGCCACCACCTTTGGGTTCCTGTAGAGGATAAACCCACAGGTCCGGCACACCGGCCTCTCCCTTTCTTCCTCTTCAACCCACTCATCTTGAAGTGCTCCGCCACATCGAAGACAGAACTGGAAAGCCATCGGCTCATCCTCAACAAAAATTCGAAAAGCGGACTCCGCCCTTCTCAAGGGTTCGAATCCGCTCTCGTCACGACACCGGCCACAGCACCCACCCCAGGAAGACCCGAAGCACCGGTGGTGTGGACCGTGCCAGCAAGGGGGTCAGCTCTTCTTAGAGGTCTTCGCAAAGAAGGAAGCTAAGAGGGACTCCACTTCCTTTGACCCGCAGGTTGGACAGGAGATCTTCCCCTCTTCTCGTTCCTTGATCGACAGGGTCAAGCCAAACGTCTTATTGCATTCCTTACACAGGAACTCATATACTGGCATCCTCCTCACCCCCCATCCTTGACGATGTCACCTACCCCGTCCGGCGGCACGCCTGGCAGAAGGAGCAGCACCGGCTTTACGAGGCCTCCCGATGCTTGCGAATTCGCCTCTTCAGTCGCTTTATCCCCGCCCGAGCCTCCTTCAACCCATGATAATTCTTCGCCGCCAAGGCCTCACCTCTCTGGCGCTTGAACAGGCGGATCTGGGCTTTAAGGTTCGAGACCCCTTGGCCTTTCGGGGCAACGGCACCCGTCTTGGGCCGAAGCCCGAGACGTACCTCCTCGGAGATGATCGCCTCGATCATCTCTTCCTTTTCCATCCCGGAGACGCCTACGATCTCCGGATATTTCTCCCCGCAGAGCTCTCTGAGTTTGGTTGCGGTCAGCTTCTCCAGCTCTTCCCGCTCCATTACCCCTTCGGCCTGCTTTTCCTGCATGGGATCCTCACTCTGAGGGAAATTTACTCCATTTCGCTCATGAAGCCAGCTAGCCCCTAATTTTCCGCCAGAATTCCTCTTCGAGATGCTCTGTCAAGAGTCGCTCAAAGCGGGGCCGGAGGATGAGGTCGAACAGGTAAGCACTGTCGGGAAACATGTTTAGGATGCGCGCCCGAGCAGCCTCAATTGTCCTCTCTCCCTCCGCCCTGGTGATCGGACCAATCGTAATTCGCCAGACAGTAGCATCGGCAAGCCATTTGAGAATCCGCATCTGCTCTTCTTCACGCTGGATCTCTTCTTGAGCGACCATGTCTCTCACTATGGAACCACCTTGTAGACAAGATCGTACTCGCGAACCCTTTCCTGAACCTTGATACCAACCAGCTGTCCTGGGACCGCCGTCTGAACCACTTGATGCTCCAGCTGCATGGATTCAACCACTTGGGAGAAGTCGGTGGTCTTCCCCCGAACACGAATGGTATCCCCGATGTGCAGGTCGCCGGCCTCGATCTCAATTGCTGCGACTCCCACCTTCCCAAAATAGCGAGTCACCCGTCCCACCTGCGTCTCACTCATGGCCTGCTCCCCAAATCTACAGTTGGCTCAGTGAAAACCACCCCACGCGTTGACTGCCGTCCTACCCGGCAAGGCTACCCTACCATCCCCCTTTTTGCCTTGTCAACTCCCGTACACGCTCGAATCCCCAAAGGATCATCCAGGGCTTGACTTCTGCGCACGGCCCATAACACCTGCCAGGTGAAGACCCTCCCACACCGCTCAGGAGATCTAAGGTTGACTTAGAGAAAAGATTCAGCATAACGTAGAGTCGACGCGAGGAAATAAGACGGATGCGACCTATCTTTCGCCGGCTCGGGCGCCTCAAGATTCCTCAGAAGCTGGGACGTATGCGGTCCTGGTTGCTTCCGGTTTTCTTTCTCGTGGCCCTGCTGGTGATCGTCAGCCAGACGATCCCGCTTTACACGGATTGGCTATGGTTTGACTCAGTTGGATTCTCATCCATCTTCCTTACCATTCTCCTGACGCAGATCCTCCTGGGACTGATCTTTGGAGGAATCTGCTTCACCACGCTGTACCTAAACCTCTCCCTCGTCCACCGTTCCCCTGCGACCGATGTGCTGGTCGAATTAGAGGACCACCTTGGACTGCCGAGCCGTTTTGTTTTGGAGCCTTACATCAAGCGCTTCCTCCTGCCCGTGGCCCTCGTCCTCAGTCTCCTCGCAGCTGTGCAGGCCGCTGCGGAATGGGAGGTGGCCCTTCGCTTCCTCTACCCGACCCCTTTTCAGATTCACGACCCCCTGCTTCACAAAGACCTCAGTTTTTTCATTTTCCGTTTCCCGTTCCTGAATTTTCTTTATCTATGGGGCATGATCATTTTGGTCGCGAGCACCCTATTAGTCGCGCTCGCGTATATCCTATACCGGGGCATCCAAATCACCAGGCAAGGCCTTCGCTTCAGTTTCTGGGCGCGTACTCACATCCTGGTCTTGATCAGTGCCATCCTTTTCCTCAAGGCCTGGGGTTACCATCTCAGCACGTACGACCTCCTCTACTCTCCCCGGGGGGTGGTTTTCGGTGCCAGCTACACCGACCTCTTCGCCACTCTGCCCGCTCTCCGGATCCTGACCGTCTTGGCCTTCATCTGTGGCCTGCTCTGTCTGGCCCAGATCTGGCGCCAGAGACTTACACTCCTCTTTGGCGGGCTGGTCACTCTGGCAGCGGTCGCCGTCATCGGCCAGATGATCTATCCGAACATCTTGCAGCGTGTGCGGGTTATTCCGAACGAGCTAGATCTGGAAAGCCCGTATATCATCCATAACATACGGTTTACCCGCGCTGCTTACGGTCTGGATCGGATTGAGGAGGTTGAGTTTCCCGCCGAGGAAAATCTTCGGATGGCCGACATCCGGAAGAACGAACTGACCGTGAATAACATTCGCCTGTGGGACCCCCAACCGCTCCTCGCCACCTTCGCTCAGCTACAAGAGATCCGCACATATTATAAATTCGTCAACGTGGACGTCGACCGGTACCGCCTCAACGGACGCTACGAGCAGGTGATGCTTTCCCCGCGGGAGCTGTCGTATGATCACCTTCCCAGCCGCGTCTGGATCAACGAGCACTTGACGTTCACCCACGGGTATGGGGTGGTCCTCGGCCCCGTAAATCGGGTGACCCCGGAGGGACTACCCGTCCTCTACCTCAAAAATATCCCTCCCGTGTCCGACGGTACTCTCAGTATCAACCGCCCAGAAATCTATTACGGGGAACTCGGCAACGAGTATGTCTTCGTGAAGACCAAGAGCAAGGAGCTGGACTATCCGGCGGGGGATAAGAATGTTTACACCACGTATCAGGGCAGAGGGGGAGTTCCCATCACCCCTCTCCGCAAGGCCCTCTTTGCCGCGCGCTTTGGAACAATCCGGATCCTCTTCTCCCACGATATCGTCCCAGGCAGCCGCGTCATGCTCTATCGTCAAGTCGGCGAGCGGGTCCGAAAGATTGCCCCATTCCTGCGGTACGAGCCAGACCCTTACCTGGTCATCGGCCAGGACGGAAGACTCTTTTGGATCATCGATGCCTATACCGTCAGCGACAAGTATCCGTATTCAGAGCCCTTCGGGGGGGCTGAGAATTATATCCGAAACTCGGTCAAGGTGATGGTGGATGCCTATCACGGATCCATGAGTTTCTATATCAGCGATCCGAGCGATCCCTTGATCCAGACATACTCTCGGATCTTCCCCACACTCTTCCAACCGCTCGAGGCCATGCCGCCGGACCTGCAAGCCCACATCCGCTATCCCGAAGGGCTCCTTGCTATCCAGGCTCGCATGTATGCCACGTATCACATGAGAGATCCCCAGGTCTTTTACAACAAAGAGGATGTCTGGGATATCCCGCCGCGGACGGGACGCAGGGACGTCCCGATGGAGCCCTACTACATCATCATGAAGCTCCCTGAGGAAAAGACGGAGGAGTTTATTCTCCTCATCCCCTTCACCCCCGCCCGGAAAGATAACATGTCAGCCTGGATGGCGGCCCGGAGCGACCCCCCCCATTACGGCAAGCTGATCGTCTATAACATGCCCAAACAAAAACTCGTCTTCGGACCACGGCAGATCGAGGCTCGACTCAACCAGGATGCTTTTATCTCCCAGCAGCTTTCTCTCTGGGGACAGCGGGGATCTCACGTCATCCATGGACCCCTCCTCGTAATCCCCATCGAGACGTCCCTTCTCTACGTTCAACCGCTCTATCTGGCAGCCGAAGAGCAATCCCTGCCGGAGCTGAAGCGCGTCATCGTCGCCTATGGTAACCAGATTTCTATGGAGGAAACCCTGGACCAAGCACTCACGAAGGTGTTTGCCAAGACCGTGGGTATTTCACCTCCGGCCTCCGCCACGTCCCCGACAGCTTCCATTCCCTCTTCGATCCGGGGGTTGATTGTCAGGGCCCTGGAGCACTTCCAGAAAGGGCAGCAGCTTTTGCGTGAGGGCAACCTTGCAGGCTATGCGGAAGAGCAGAAACGCCTTGAGGAAACCTTAAAGACGCTACAGACCAAAACCGGTGGTAATCCCTAGGTTGAACCGTACCCTCTTCCGTCCCCTAGCCCGCATTATTCACATAGAAGTGAATAATCTGCCCTCCGGGCCGTTCGACATACTCACGACCCCTCCGGTTGGAACCAAGGCCGAGGTTCGTCGAGGGGCCATTGGACAAACTCATGGCCCCGAGCCCTGTCGAGGGGCTTCGACTCCGCCCCGCGTGTGCGGGGCGTCGCTCAGGGCTAGCCTTGAGGCCTGCCGCTGAGGCGGGACGCATTATTCACGAAGACACTCCGTTCGTGAATAATGCGGGCTAGGAAAAAACAAGTCCCCGGTCGGTAAGATTGTATTCGGCGATCTCGGTGCTGCAAGCGCTGCCGCGGTGCTTGGCAACATACAGGGCGCGGCCGACCCTGTTCTTCCCCATTCGCTTCCCCATGAGGATAATGGTGTTCGCTGAGGCTCCAATGTCCCCCTCCCCCATCTTTTTGGCGATGAGATCGTCCAACAAATTCTCCTCTGCAGTGACCAGGAGGAGGGTCGCTACTTCCCCATGGTCGTACCGGTTCTCTTCGATGAACTCCCGGTGCCGCCAGACAGGAATCAGGATCTCCATACCCATGACCTCGGAATCTTGGTGGATTACCTTTCGGTACAGCTCGTCAAAAATGTGCAGTTGTATCGACGCGGAGGGAGACTGGGTAGGGTCCACGCCGTCCACGACAACTCTCTTGACCTGTGCGGCAAAGTGAAAGTAGAAGAAGGAAAGCACTGTCTTCCACCGCTGCGCGTAGGCAGCCAGCCAGTCCCGCCGAAACTCCGGTCCCGCCGGCTTGTTCACCTGATAGTCCTCCACTCTTCCGCCGTAATCAAATTCGTGGCAGTACCGCATTTTCTCTAAGGACAACGGGGGTGGAAAGGGATGCTGTTGCCCTGGGTAGATCAAGTGGTCCCAGGATTGTAGCTCCCAGCCGAAGAGCCTCTTCGCGTACTCCTCGTGGCGCTGAGAGTCTCCTCGGGCAGTCACGTCCAAGATGACCCCTCGCGCTCCCTCGTACCGCTCACCATTGACCGCAAATGTAAGACCTAAGTGGGTTTTCCCGATCCCGGTCGCCCCATAAACAACGGTCAAAGTCCCCGGAAGGAGTCCTCCACCCAACATCTCATCCAGCTTCTGGATCCCAAACCTGACCCGCTCGTTCACCACGCGAACCCCTTCGACTCAGTTACGTCTTCAAAAGCCTTCCTCGTTCAGGGGAGTGACATCTGCCTGAGCGCAGGCATCCCGAGGGCGATCCGGCGAGGGGAGCAAATCCTCAGGAAGGCGGAAACTGGCTTGCGTCTCCGAAGGAGTCCGGAGTCCTTTCGGACCGGCCGGGGTCCCGCCGCCGAAGCGCAGCGCAGGCGGGGGTGGCCGTCCTGGTGCCCATCGAATCGGTCCGTGCGTAACGGAAAGACCGCACTGAAGCAATGAATGGAATTTCCCGCCGACGAAGAATGCTTTCCCGAGCGGGAGAGAATCGAACCTCAGGAGCCCATGCCGATCCAAAATGAGCCGTCAGATGAGACCTCTTTTTTCCACACCGGAACGATCTGCTTGAGGCGCTCAATGGCGTAGGCACAGGCCTCTAGAGCCTGCCGACGGTGGGGGGCAGAGACGGCAATCACAACGCTGGCTTCGCCAATCTCGAGATGACCTATTCGATGGTGGATGAGGATCTGTTCGATCTCCCACTTGTCCCGAATCTCCTGCTCGATTTGACGCATTTTGGCAATGGCCATCTCGGGATACGCCTCATATTCGAGATAGGAAACCTGCTTCCCTCGGGAAAACTCTCGGACGATTCCGGTAAAGGTTGCCAATGCCCCACATGTCCTCTTGCTGACCGCGGAGACGGCTTCTGCTACCGAGAGGGGTTTCTCGGTGACCTCAAACATGACCGCCTCCACTGACCGGAGGGATAACCCCCACTTCGTCCCCCTCTTGGAGCTTGACGGTCCGCTCCGCAAACTCCCGGTTGACTGCGAGGAGCAGCGACCCGGCTATCGCCTTGAGTTCAGGATATCGGGTGAAAAAATGTTCCATCAAATCCCCAACCGTACTCCCCTCAGTCAGTTGCAGGGAAACTTCCCCCTGTCCCACGATATCCCGGGCTACTGCAAAAAGCCTGACCTGTACCTGCATCCCGAAACCCCTTGGCAGATCTGAGCTAAGTGACACGCTGGCTGCGCTTACGCTAACATGGTGG
This window contains:
- a CDS encoding NUDIX domain-containing protein translates to MAFQFCLRCGGALQDEWVEEEERERPVCRTCGFILYRNPKVVAGVIPCQDGRALLLRRMIEPARGKWTFPAGYVELGESVEEAAIRETREEVAVEIGEICLLNVYSYRESPVVTVVYLSRIIGGNPRTGHEAEEVAFFPPEGLPWEELAFRSTHEALRDWIHKLQHK
- a CDS encoding zinc ribbon domain-containing protein; the protein is MPVYEFLCKECNKTFGLTLSIKEREEGKISCPTCGSKEVESLLASFFAKTSKKS
- a CDS encoding translation elongation factor-like protein; the protein is MSETQVGRVTRYFGKVGVAAIEIEAGDLHIGDTIRVRGKTTDFSQVVESMQLEHQVVQTAVPGQLVGIKVQERVREYDLVYKVVP
- a CDS encoding UPF0182 family protein, encoding MRPIFRRLGRLKIPQKLGRMRSWLLPVFFLVALLVIVSQTIPLYTDWLWFDSVGFSSIFLTILLTQILLGLIFGGICFTTLYLNLSLVHRSPATDVLVELEDHLGLPSRFVLEPYIKRFLLPVALVLSLLAAVQAAAEWEVALRFLYPTPFQIHDPLLHKDLSFFIFRFPFLNFLYLWGMIILVASTLLVALAYILYRGIQITRQGLRFSFWARTHILVLISAILFLKAWGYHLSTYDLLYSPRGVVFGASYTDLFATLPALRILTVLAFICGLLCLAQIWRQRLTLLFGGLVTLAAVAVIGQMIYPNILQRVRVIPNELDLESPYIIHNIRFTRAAYGLDRIEEVEFPAEENLRMADIRKNELTVNNIRLWDPQPLLATFAQLQEIRTYYKFVNVDVDRYRLNGRYEQVMLSPRELSYDHLPSRVWINEHLTFTHGYGVVLGPVNRVTPEGLPVLYLKNIPPVSDGTLSINRPEIYYGELGNEYVFVKTKSKELDYPAGDKNVYTTYQGRGGVPITPLRKALFAARFGTIRILFSHDIVPGSRVMLYRQVGERVRKIAPFLRYEPDPYLVIGQDGRLFWIIDAYTVSDKYPYSEPFGGAENYIRNSVKVMVDAYHGSMSFYISDPSDPLIQTYSRIFPTLFQPLEAMPPDLQAHIRYPEGLLAIQARMYATYHMRDPQVFYNKEDVWDIPPRTGRRDVPMEPYYIIMKLPEEKTEEFILLIPFTPARKDNMSAWMAARSDPPHYGKLIVYNMPKQKLVFGPRQIEARLNQDAFISQQLSLWGQRGSHVIHGPLLVIPIETSLLYVQPLYLAAEEQSLPELKRVIVAYGNQISMEETLDQALTKVFAKTVGISPPASATSPTASIPSSIRGLIVRALEHFQKGQQLLREGNLAGYAEEQKRLEETLKTLQTKTGGNP
- a CDS encoding recombinase RecA, which gives rise to MNERVRFGIQKLDEMLGGGLLPGTLTVVYGATGIGKTHLGLTFAVNGERYEGARGVILDVTARGDSQRHEEYAKRLFGWELQSWDHLIYPGQQHPFPPPLSLEKMRYCHEFDYGGRVEDYQVNKPAGPEFRRDWLAAYAQRWKTVLSFFYFHFAAQVKRVVVDGVDPTQSPSASIQLHIFDELYRKVIHQDSEVMGMEILIPVWRHREFIEENRYDHGEVATLLLVTAEENLLDDLIAKKMGEGDIGASANTIILMGKRMGKNRVGRALYVAKHRGSACSTEIAEYNLTDRGLVFS
- a CDS encoding molybdenum cofactor biosynthesis protein MoaE; the encoded protein is MFEVTEKPLSVAEAVSAVSKRTCGALATFTGIVREFSRGKQVSYLEYEAYPEMAIAKMRQIEQEIRDKWEIEQILIHHRIGHLEIGEASVVIAVSAPHRRQALEACAYAIERLKQIVPVWKKEVSSDGSFWIGMGS
- the moaD gene encoding molybdopterin converting factor subunit 1, which gives rise to MQVQVRLFAVARDIVGQGEVSLQLTEGSTVGDLMEHFFTRYPELKAIAGSLLLAVNREFAERTVKLQEGDEVGVIPPVSGGGHV